The DNA sequence AGAAGTCGATGGCCTTGTCCAGGTCGCCCTTGTCATGCCAGGCCAAACCGAGGTTGTTGAGTTCCCTGGCAACGTTAGGATGCTCTTTGCCGAAGGTCTTTTCGTCGATGGCCAGGGAGCGGGTATAGAAGTCGATGGCCTCGTCCAGGTCGCCCTTGGCTTGCCATGCTCCACCGAGGTTGTTGAGTTCTCTGGCAACGTTAGGATGCTCTTTGCCGAAGGTCATTTCGTCGATGGCCAGTGCGCGGGTATAGAAGCCGATGGCCTTGTCCAGGTCGCCCTTGTCTTGCCATGCCGAACCGAGGTTGTTGAGGCAGATGGCGACGTTGGGATGGTCTTTACCGTTTGTATTTTCGACGATGACCAGGGAGCGACTATAGAAGTCGATGGCCTTGTCCAGGTCGCCCTTGTCTTGCCATGCCGAACCGAGGTTGTTGAGGCAGATGGCGACGTTGGGATGGTCTTTACCGTTTGTATTTTCGACGATGACCAGGGAGCGACTATAGAAGTCGATGGCCTTGTCCAGGTCGCCCTTGTCTTGCCATGCCGAACCGAGGTTGTTGAGGCAGATGGCGACGTTGGGATGGTCTTTACCGTTTGTATTTTCGACGATGACCAGGGAGCGACTATAGAAGTCGATGGCCTTGTCCAGGTCGCCCTTGTCTTGCCATGCCGAACCGAGGTTGTTGAGGCAGATGGCGACGTTGGGATGGTCTTTACCGTTTGTATTTTCGACGATGACCAGGGAGCGACTATAGAAGTCGATGGCCTTGTCCAGGTCGCCCTTGTCTTGCCATGCCGAGCCGAGATTGTTGAACTCTCTGGCAACGTTGGGATGCTCCTTGCCGAAGGCCTTTTCGTCGATGGCCAGTGCGCGGGTATAGAAGTCGATAGCCTTGCCCAGGTCGCCTTTGTGTCGCCATGCCTCGCCGAGATTGTTGAGGTTTATGGCTATGTTGGGATGCTTTTTGCCAAAGGTCTTTTCGTTGACGGCCAGGGCTCGAGTGTAGAAGTCGATGGCCTTGTCCAGGTCGCCTTTGTCTCGCCATGCCGAACCGAGGTTGTTGAGTCTGATGGCGGCCTTTGGATGCTCTTTGCCAAAGGTTTTTTCGCTGACGGCCAGGGAGCGGGTAAAGAAGTCGATAGCCTTGTCCAGGTCGCCTTTGGCTTGCCATGCCGAGCCTAGATTGTTGAGGACCGGTGCGTAATCTGGGTGACTATCATCCAAACTTTCCTGAATAACAATTAATGCCTGTTGAAGCGCTTGGATTGCGCCATCCAAATCTCCAAAGTCGTTTAGCAAGTTCCCAAGACTATTGAGATACTCAACATTGTCTGGGGAGAGATTCACAGCACTCTTGTAAGACGCTAGGGCGTCATGAAATTTCAAGGCTGCGAACTGAGTTTGCCCCAATTGGTACGTGGCCTCTGCATATTCTAGCGCGAAAGATTTTAGTCTGCCCTGTTCACTCTTAAAGAATAGTTCTGCCTCTTCCGTTCTGCCTTCGCGTAAGGCGCAGAGTGCCTTGTTGCGGAGTTCTGTTGGTTGCCCCTCGTACTTCTTAAGTTTTTCAGAGAGTTCCCGTATCTTGTCATCTCGCTCCTTGATGACATCCGGGATACGTGATTCCGCAATACCCTGTTGGGCAAGCTTGTCGTAAATAGCATCAAGTTTACCATTCATGACATCATGACGCGTCTGCTGGGATTTCTCTGCCTGATGAGCCGAGGCGTCGATATGGTTCTTGATCTCAGGAGCTGGGTCTTTACTGAATCCAGCCAGGATGCCAAATATGTTGGCTACAAGGCCGATGACCTGGATGAGATAGTTACCCATGCCCTGGCTGGCGTTGTGCAAGAGGTAGTCATAGAAAAGCCAGGAGAGGAAAATGAGAGCAAGAAAGACAAAAATCCAGCGGAGATGACGAGCGATTGCTTTCAGCTTGCGCATAGACTTTACGTTATATGATATGACTGAGGGAGGTCAATTGTGAGTGCAAGTCGAAAACAGGATATGCAAACAGCTAACCCAGCGTTTGTCCTGCGTTCGAGGGTATCAGAAATACGGACACATCCTACGCCTTCATCACCCTCTCCGCCATTTCCAGCACCATCTTGAAGGGCACGCGCTCGAACAGCCCGAACGCTTCGTGTTCTTTCAGCCGCGTCGTGGCAGGCGACGACAGCCCGCACAGGAACTTCGCCAGCCGCCTCGGCGTGGTAAGTTGCGCCAAACCCTCCGCCAGCAGGGCGTCCAGCTTCTTGAGCGAGCGCTCGCGCGGCCTTCTGGGCGCGAACGGCGGCGGCACGCAGGGTTCCTCCCCCAGGCACGGCCCGCAGTGCCCGCACGGGCCGCTCTTCTCGTCGAAGTATTGCAGCAGCCGCATGGTCAGGCACTCCGGCTCCCCGGCCAGCACCAGCATCTGGCGCACGCGCTCAAGCTCGCGCCCCTCGCGCTCCGCGAATCGCACTTCCAGCTCCCGCGCCAGCCCGTCCAGATGCACGGGCCGCCTGTCCACCCGAAACCGCTGGCGTGTGCCGCTGGCCTTCAGGTCGATATCGCCCTTGCCCTCCAGGTATTCCAGCGCGGTCAATATCCGGTCGCGCGACTCGCCGATGGCCTGGGCCGCCTCCTCCACGTCCAGCCCGAAGCTGCCGTTGCGCTTCTTCTTGCAGCGAGACAGCACCTTCTTCAGAAACGCCTGACGCGCCTCGTCGAAGGGGGCCAGCATCTCGGCGGAGGTCTTGTTGGGCGTGAGCGTGTAGCTGGTATAGATGTGCCCGAGCGCGCGCAGGTAGCCGTCCAGCTCCAGGTAGGTGAGGAGGGTGCGCACCACCAGCTCCCGGATGTCGTGGCGGTTGGCCAGGGCGGGCGGGGAGAGCAGCAGGTGGTCCTCGCCGCCGAAGAGCTCCTCCAACAGCGAGGTGACGGACTGGATGTCCGGCGTGTCGCCAAGCACGAAGTTTTCCAGCACCAGCGTGTCCTGCAGGCAGACGAACATCTCGCAGACC is a window from the Fundidesulfovibrio putealis DSM 16056 genome containing:
- a CDS encoding tetratricopeptide repeat protein, coding for MRKLKAIARHLRWIFVFLALIFLSWLFYDYLLHNASQGMGNYLIQVIGLVANIFGILAGFSKDPAPEIKNHIDASAHQAEKSQQTRHDVMNGKLDAIYDKLAQQGIAESRIPDVIKERDDKIRELSEKLKKYEGQPTELRNKALCALREGRTEEAELFFKSEQGRLKSFALEYAEATYQLGQTQFAALKFHDALASYKSAVNLSPDNVEYLNSLGNLLNDFGDLDGAIQALQQALIVIQESLDDSHPDYAPVLNNLGSAWQAKGDLDKAIDFFTRSLAVSEKTFGKEHPKAAIRLNNLGSAWRDKGDLDKAIDFYTRALAVNEKTFGKKHPNIAINLNNLGEAWRHKGDLGKAIDFYTRALAIDEKAFGKEHPNVAREFNNLGSAWQDKGDLDKAIDFYSRSLVIVENTNGKDHPNVAICLNNLGSAWQDKGDLDKAIDFYSRSLVIVENTNGKDHPNVAICLNNLGSAWQDKGDLDKAIDFYSRSLVIVENTNGKDHPNVAICLNNLGSAWQDKGDLDKAIDFYSRSLVIVENTNGKDHPNVAICLNNLGSAWQDKGDLDKAIGFYTRALAIDEMTFGKEHPNVARELNNLGGAWQAKGDLDEAIDFYTRSLAIDEKTFGKEHPNVARELNNLGLAWHDKGDLDKAIDFYTRSLAIDEKIFGKEHHEVAASLNNLGGARQTKGDLDKAIDFFTRAHAIMLTTFGLDNPSTRIVAANLAAAIAARDAAK